The Rhodothermales bacterium DNA segment TCATGGGCTACAACGGAGGTTCGTATTTCAGCTTCTCCGAGGGGGTCTCGTTTTACGTGGACTGCGCGGATCAGGCGGAAGTGGATGCGTACTGGGACAAGCTCGTGCAGGCCGGCGCGACGCCGACGGCATGCGGTTGGATCAAAGACCCCTTCGGCCTCTCCTGGCAAATTGTCCCGAGACGATTCACCGAGCTGATCGGTGATCGGGACTCCAATAAGGTGAAGGCGGTGATGGAAGCTATGATGACGATGGTGAAGCTCGACGTGGCGGAGCTCGAGAGAGCGTATAAGGAGGCGTAGGCGTGTTCTGTCGATCGTCGGATGTAAAAAGACGATAAGCCCCCACGCCACCCTCTGGAAACTCAAATTCCCTCGGCACGGCGACGACCACGCTGGCTGCGCCTGGATCACCGTCCAGGGGCGCCTATTGGCTCACCAACACCCGGCCTCGGATCGGTTACCCGGGACTGGTCACCAGCCGGTAGAGTTCACCCGGCGAGACTTCCAAAAAGCCCCGCGTTTATGCCGGCGATGGCGGTTTGTGCCCTGGGCATATGCTGTGTACCTTGCGCCATAAAATAGGCCGTGTCGTCCCTCGCGGCACTGGGCCGAATCAGAAACCGTTGAGATTTTCTATTCTCTGCTTTTCGAGCGGCAGTTCTGTGCCTGATAGCAGTGAATTTCTGAGATCGTCTTCCTCGCGAAACGAGCGAAGCGACTAACGAAGTAAAGCGGGAAACGAGCGAAGCGACTTACGAAGTAATCCAAGCAATTCTGGAAGAATGGTATGGATCCCCAATCGAGTTGGGGAAGACGAAGAGGGAGCGTTTGCTAAATTCCAACAGTTTCTCAAGGTTTCTCTTGATGCGTCTCAGGTACATCAACACGAATGGAGTAGGATAGATGGACATGGCCATGCCTGAATACCGAAGCGAGGTGCTCTTAGAGCTGGAGCAGATTCCTCCCGAGTTCTTGCCGGCTTTTCTCAAGCTGGTTCGTGCCTTTCGCGAAGGGGTCACCTTTCCTACCGCGCAGGATAGCTTCCGGCAGGGATGGAACGAGGCGTTGAGTGCTCAGACCCGTCCTGTATCCAAGCTGTGGAAGGATCTCGATGTCGAGTGAGACCCCCCGGCAGGTCGATGTAGCGTTCACGCTGGAATTCAAACGCAACATCCGGCTACTGGACAGACGATGAGCCTCTACGCCCCCCTCTGAAAGCTGAAATTCCCTAGACACGGCGACTACCACGCCGGCTGCGACGGGATCACCGTCACCGCCCAGGGGGTGCCGGCGCCTATCGGTTCTCCAACACCCGGCTTCGGATCGGACGGGTTGGTCTCAACGACAGGGCGGCCGGTCGCCTTGAGGCTGGTTGCCGGCCAAAAGGGTTGAGGTCACCCGGCGGGACCTTTGTGTAACACATCGTTTTGGCCGGCGAAGGGCGGTTGTGCCTCAGGTATCCGCTGCGTACCTTGCGCTATGAGAGAGGCTGTTTCGCCCTTCGCGGCGCAGCTCAGCCGTTGGACGAAGCACGCACGTTTGAGCATGAAAACATCTCTTCCGGCTGGGATTTCATGGGTGATGACGATGCTCGTGTGCCGCGACGCGGCCGCCGAGGTTGAATTCTGCAAGGTGACGTTCGGAGCGTCTGAGTTGAACGTGCGACCTGGACCCGATGGACGAGTTGCGCACGCACTGCTGTCGATCAGTGGAACCCATGTGATGATCGAAGCGGAATGGCCGAGTCTGGCGAGCCGTGCTCCACAGCTCGATGGATCTTCTCCGGTGGTGATTTTCGTCTACGTGGAGGACGTCGACTCCACCCTCGAGCGAGCGGTAGGAGCGGGCGCGAGGGTTCTGCTGCCATTACAGGACCAGTTTTGGGGTGATCGCACATGCCGTATCATGGATCCGTCCGGTCACGTATGGACGATCGCGACGCGGGTCGAAGAGACGTCTGCCGAGGAGCGAACGAAGCGATGGTCAACGATAGTGAAGCCGAAAGGTTAAGAACGCCCAACAAAATCGCTGGACCGAACGCGGGCGGGCCGCGTCAGTTGCCAATTCGGACGCCAAGGGCCGCCCGCGTCGGTCGGTTCCGTCTGTTATGCTCCCCCTGGAATAAGAAGATGAGCCTCTACGCCACCCTCTGGAAACTGAAATTCCCGCGGCACGGTGATTACCACGCCGGCTGCGACTGGATCACCGTCACCGCCCAGGGGTTTCCGGCGCACAATCGGTTGGTTGCGGAGATATACACACCG contains these protein-coding regions:
- a CDS encoding VOC family protein, which gives rise to MKTSLPAGISWVMTMLVCRDAAAEVEFCKVTFGASELNVRPGPDGRVAHALLSISGTHVMIEAEWPSLASRAPQLDGSSPVVIFVYVEDVDSTLERAVGAGARVLLPLQDQFWGDRTCRIMDPSGHVWTIATRVEETSAEERTKRWSTIVKPKG
- a CDS encoding VOC family protein, translated to MNKVTPFLMFNDQLEAAIAFYTATFPNSEVRHVARTGKDGPISSAEFVVGGQHFMGYNGGSYFSFSEGVSFYVDCADQAEVDAYWDKLVQAGATPTACGWIKDPFGLSWQIVPRRFTELIGDRDSNKVKAVMEAMMTMVKLDVAELERAYKEA